The following coding sequences are from one Leptolyngbya sp. NIES-3755 window:
- a CDS encoding hypothetical protein (hypothetical protein cce_3980;~similar to AA sequence:cyanobase_aa:LBDG_45270), producing MRDSIAPTRCTVPMSVIHQFEQDPNAVRIQKLLIYVCRNRWESDSTRLDVASWRSLIEEVREKYSTLELLRSRLAHQIGTLNKSAEYALIGQIVLSVFERIYAQEATTEITIPKLDQDVNVSRIKKLLIYTCRKYWEANSYIIEQTATSELLNELMEQYSTFEEVRSGLNIVVKTLNKPAEYAVVAEIILREVEPIYGTKNSQPVVEQIERVDLFNVRQEILKYANPLKAKILLFSSVYYLFEFCSQDWSNLKLYSLDGLLRTVLTQAETIEQFEQLLNEKASYLREPEGYLEVVPILVRSLKSNYTQLRQNLLASLKTSSVADRTQASSTKPAL from the coding sequence ATGCGCGATTCGATAGCCCCGACTCGGTGTACTGTGCCGATGAGTGTGATTCACCAGTTTGAACAAGATCCCAATGCCGTTCGCATTCAAAAACTGTTGATCTATGTGTGTAGAAATCGTTGGGAAAGTGATAGTACTCGGCTGGATGTTGCCAGTTGGCGATCGCTAATCGAAGAAGTTCGCGAAAAATATTCAACCCTTGAATTATTGCGATCGCGCTTAGCTCATCAAATCGGAACGCTGAATAAATCGGCTGAATATGCACTCATTGGGCAAATTGTCTTATCTGTGTTTGAGCGGATTTATGCCCAAGAAGCAACGACAGAGATCACAATTCCAAAACTCGATCAAGATGTAAATGTGAGCCGAATTAAAAAGCTCTTGATTTACACTTGTCGAAAATATTGGGAAGCTAATTCTTATATTATTGAGCAAACCGCAACTTCAGAATTGCTCAATGAGTTGATGGAGCAATATTCAACTTTTGAAGAAGTGCGATCGGGCTTGAATATCGTGGTTAAAACTCTCAATAAACCTGCTGAATATGCAGTAGTCGCTGAGATTATTTTGCGCGAAGTTGAGCCAATTTATGGGACAAAGAATTCTCAACCTGTTGTTGAACAAATTGAGCGAGTTGATTTGTTCAATGTCCGCCAAGAAATCCTCAAGTATGCGAATCCTCTGAAAGCCAAGATTTTATTGTTTTCATCAGTTTATTATCTGTTTGAATTCTGTTCACAAGATTGGTCGAACTTGAAACTCTATAGCTTGGATGGATTGCTGCGAACTGTTCTAACTCAGGCAGAAACGATCGAGCAATTCGAGCAGCTTTTGAACGAGAAAGCCAGCTACTTGAGAGAACCAGAAGGCTATTTGGAAGTCGTGCCGATCTTAGTACGATCGCTTAAATCAAATTACACTCAGTTACGCCAAAATCTTTTAGCTTCGCTCAAAACTAGCAGTGTCGCTGATAGAACTCAAGCCAGTTCAACAAAACCCGCTTTATAA
- a CDS encoding ferredoxin (similar to AA sequence:cyanobase_aa:LBDG_45260), producing the protein MANTYTVEISHQGQTHTIEVPEDRTILEVANDEKGLDLPVSCTAGVCTTCAALITEGTVDQADGMGVSTELQAQGYALLCVSYPRSNIKLVTEKEEEVYKQQFGKQG; encoded by the coding sequence ATGGCGAACACCTACACTGTTGAAATCTCGCACCAAGGGCAAACTCACACGATCGAGGTTCCTGAAGATAGAACGATCCTTGAAGTTGCAAACGATGAAAAAGGCTTAGATTTACCCGTTTCTTGTACTGCGGGTGTTTGTACGACTTGTGCTGCTTTAATTACTGAAGGAACGGTCGATCAAGCGGATGGAATGGGAGTCAGCACTGAACTTCAAGCACAAGGATATGCACTGCTTTGTGTTTCTTATCCTCGATCGAATATCAAACTTGTCACCGAAAAAGAAGAAGAGGTGTACAAGCAACAATTCGGAAAGCAAGGATGA
- a CDS encoding hypothetical protein (similar to AA sequence:cyanobase_aa:LBDG_45250) has protein sequence MITDFITIAIPLQATVRDLHQAIDQELRIFGEPLRWAITRVTSETVEIEAVVTRD, from the coding sequence ATGATCACGGATTTCATTACGATCGCCATTCCACTCCAAGCTACAGTTCGAGACCTTCATCAAGCGATCGACCAAGAGTTGCGAATCTTTGGAGAGCCACTACGCTGGGCAATTACGCGAGTCACTTCAGAAACCGTTGAAATCGAAGCGGTGGTGACTCGTGACTAG
- a CDS encoding hypothetical protein (hypothetical protein LYNGBM3L_74710;~similar to AA sequence:cyanobase_aa:LBDG_45240) — protein MTRPYTVGLIIPTGIGAAIGGYAGDALPVARAIAQVADRLITHPNVLNGAQLYWNIPNALYVEGYGLDQFAAGHWGLLPERSNRIGIILDRGIEPDLQLRHLQVADAARATLGLSLTDYIVTDQPLNVELRTAKSGATWGTIKHPDSLLRAAEKLIKIGGADAIAVVARFPDDPDSEALQSYRHGQGVDHLAGAEAVISHLIVRSFKVPCAHAPALSPLPIDPNLSPRSAAEELGYTFLPCVLVGLSRAPRFTDVPNPHAIWADEVDALVIPASACGGSATLSLSQTNTRIIAVQENYTKIQVPPEALGIRSTIVKSYLEALGVLICDRAGINTASFSPEMASIQSQILGT, from the coding sequence GTGACTAGACCTTACACAGTTGGATTGATCATTCCGACAGGAATCGGAGCCGCGATCGGAGGTTATGCGGGTGATGCGCTTCCGGTTGCTCGTGCGATCGCTCAAGTTGCCGATCGATTGATCACGCATCCAAATGTTCTCAATGGTGCACAGCTTTACTGGAATATTCCGAATGCACTTTATGTAGAAGGCTATGGTTTAGATCAGTTTGCAGCGGGACATTGGGGATTGCTGCCAGAACGATCGAATCGAATTGGAATTATTCTCGATCGTGGAATTGAACCGGATTTGCAGTTGAGGCATCTCCAAGTCGCGGATGCTGCGAGAGCGACATTAGGACTGAGTTTGACCGATTACATTGTGACCGATCAACCCTTGAATGTAGAACTGAGAACGGCGAAATCTGGAGCAACTTGGGGCACGATCAAACATCCAGATAGTTTGCTGAGAGCCGCTGAGAAGTTGATCAAAATTGGGGGAGCGGATGCGATCGCGGTTGTTGCGAGATTTCCTGATGATCCAGACAGCGAAGCTTTACAGAGCTATCGACATGGGCAAGGGGTTGATCATTTGGCGGGCGCGGAAGCGGTCATTAGTCATTTAATTGTTCGATCGTTCAAAGTTCCTTGTGCTCATGCACCTGCCTTGTCTCCATTGCCGATTGATCCGAATTTATCTCCTCGATCGGCTGCCGAAGAACTTGGTTACACCTTTCTCCCGTGTGTGTTAGTTGGATTAAGCCGCGCTCCTCGATTTACCGATGTTCCGAATCCTCATGCAATTTGGGCGGATGAAGTCGATGCTTTAGTGATCCCCGCTTCGGCTTGTGGGGGAAGTGCCACTTTAAGCTTGAGCCAGACGAATACTCGAATCATTGCAGTTCAGGAGAATTACACCAAGATACAAGTGCCACCGGAAGCATTGGGAATTCGATCGACGATTGTAAAGTCTTATCTCGAAGCGTTGGGCGTTTTGATTTGCGATCGAGCGGGGATCAATACGGCATCATTCAGTCCGGAGATGGCTTCGATCCAGTCTCAAATTTTAGGAACTTAA
- a CDS encoding CAAX amino terminal protease family protein (similar to AA sequence:cyanobase_aa:LBDG_45230), protein MAEQIPDTPEMQPLTRIQVLIAMGVTAVVLLVISKVWLHFSTVPLLAVRFSTPALLQGIGLGIGISAASAIVYRVWGEYRKSADQYLAMVLKPLLLPDILWLGLLPGMSEELLFRGVMLPEVGLDFIGVLISSLCFGVLHMSNLKQWSYVVWASIVGIALGMSAVWTGNLLVPITAHVLTNLLSGLIWKFSDRT, encoded by the coding sequence GTGGCAGAACAAATTCCCGATACTCCGGAGATGCAGCCACTCACCCGTATCCAAGTTCTGATCGCGATGGGTGTGACTGCCGTTGTTTTATTAGTAATTTCTAAAGTTTGGCTCCATTTCAGTACAGTTCCATTGCTTGCGGTTCGATTCTCAACTCCAGCTTTGCTTCAAGGCATCGGATTGGGAATTGGAATTTCTGCTGCAAGTGCGATCGTCTACCGAGTTTGGGGCGAGTACCGCAAAAGTGCCGATCAATACCTTGCAATGGTATTAAAACCGTTATTGCTTCCTGATATTCTCTGGCTCGGATTGTTACCCGGAATGAGTGAGGAATTGCTGTTTCGGGGCGTGATGCTGCCAGAAGTCGGATTGGATTTTATTGGTGTCTTAATTTCGAGCCTCTGTTTTGGAGTGCTACACATGAGCAATCTGAAACAATGGTCTTATGTGGTGTGGGCATCGATCGTCGGAATTGCGTTGGGTATGAGTGCGGTTTGGACAGGAAATTTACTTGTCCCGATCACGGCTCATGTGCTGACGAATCTTCTTTCTGGGCTGATTTGGAAATTTAGCGATCGTACCTAG
- a CDS encoding type III restriction enzyme (similar to AA sequence:cyanobase_aa:Ava_2125): MQMVQVEYAGEIRVNSGTNPRELYAHQNEAIKKLDEANKEAFKGLLVLPTGGGKTLTAVHWLLRNFIGRRKKVLWIAHRHELLDQAFETLKFSAYPSLLNDVGKFRYRVISGHPKHDRPVNIQPTDDIIIASKDSLNSGVHYLLDNWVEHSDSILLVVDEAHHATAKTYRKLINAIGQNFEARGKADSFKMLGLTATPFRTDDGEKGLLKMVFPNDILFSEHLRTLITRGILADPIFENLATELDFYQELTEKDIRAIEAFDKLPEKIAERIAKSKIRNRRIVDHYVQNRDKYKPLLVFAIDVQHAIELNGLFQQRGIKSDFVASKITDLNTGATVSVKENSEKIKRFRRGDLEVLINVEMLTEGTDLPNVQTVFLTRPTTSTILMTQMIGRALRGQSAGGTEKAYVVSFIDNWEDKINWVNPEKLISEGEFTDKKIETMKKIARLISIEKIEEFARMMDDSIDTTALEKLDFLRRVPVGIYRFSILEPSESGEPASRNYDVLLYNDTEEAYDSFVNDLEEVFQGVDVENREYLTDEELDYLLNLTKELYFPDHSFLLGYRDADVKNILRFYAQKQIEPEFIAFSERRKCNLSIVARHIYENDLTLKQVTEYLTSLWNDDKSFWQVLFGYNYLYFKKQVDIEINKLLGIYPDLTLMPPIVIPDDVPLETLSLEEMRERDPAEYRDIKDAVFAKYTDVKGFITCAASGFRSRMRRDFQIDHITPMAKGGLTTLENLQVLSRKAHTEKTRLENLENLNKVGCYTT, translated from the coding sequence ATGCAGATGGTTCAAGTTGAGTACGCAGGTGAAATTCGAGTCAACTCAGGTACAAATCCCAGAGAACTTTACGCTCATCAGAATGAGGCAATCAAAAAACTGGATGAAGCAAACAAGGAGGCGTTTAAAGGCTTGCTAGTTTTGCCGACAGGCGGCGGGAAGACTCTGACGGCAGTGCATTGGTTGTTACGGAACTTCATCGGTAGGCGCAAGAAGGTTTTGTGGATTGCCCATCGTCACGAACTACTTGATCAAGCTTTTGAAACTCTAAAGTTCAGTGCGTATCCATCTTTGCTGAATGATGTGGGGAAGTTTAGGTATCGCGTGATCTCTGGTCATCCCAAACACGATCGTCCTGTTAATATTCAGCCAACCGACGATATTATTATTGCTAGTAAGGACAGCCTCAACAGCGGAGTGCATTACCTTCTAGATAATTGGGTTGAGCATTCTGATTCAATTCTTTTGGTCGTTGATGAAGCACATCACGCGACAGCAAAAACGTATCGCAAGCTGATTAATGCGATCGGACAAAATTTTGAGGCTAGAGGAAAGGCAGATTCCTTCAAAATGCTGGGTCTGACAGCCACTCCGTTTAGAACAGATGACGGTGAAAAAGGTCTGCTTAAGATGGTTTTTCCCAATGACATCCTCTTTTCAGAACACTTGAGAACGCTGATTACTAGGGGAATTCTTGCTGATCCAATCTTTGAAAATCTAGCGACAGAACTCGATTTTTATCAGGAGTTGACTGAAAAGGATATTAGAGCGATCGAGGCATTTGATAAACTGCCTGAGAAGATTGCTGAACGGATTGCAAAGTCTAAGATCCGTAATAGGCGAATCGTTGATCACTATGTTCAGAATCGTGACAAGTACAAACCGCTGTTAGTTTTTGCAATTGATGTTCAACACGCGATCGAATTAAATGGTTTATTTCAGCAGCGGGGAATTAAATCTGATTTTGTAGCATCAAAAATTACAGATCTAAACACAGGAGCTACGGTTTCTGTCAAAGAGAACTCTGAGAAAATCAAGCGATTTAGAAGAGGAGATCTGGAGGTTCTGATCAATGTAGAAATGCTGACCGAAGGAACCGATTTACCAAACGTCCAGACTGTTTTTCTAACACGCCCAACTACTTCTACGATTCTGATGACCCAGATGATTGGGCGGGCTTTACGGGGTCAATCAGCCGGGGGGACAGAGAAAGCCTATGTTGTTAGCTTCATTGACAATTGGGAAGACAAGATTAATTGGGTTAATCCTGAGAAGCTGATCAGTGAGGGGGAATTTACGGACAAAAAGATCGAGACGATGAAGAAAATTGCTCGACTCATCTCGATTGAAAAGATTGAAGAATTTGCCCGAATGATGGATGATTCAATTGATACTACAGCACTAGAAAAGCTAGATTTTCTAAGACGAGTTCCCGTTGGTATTTATCGCTTTTCTATTCTGGAGCCTTCTGAATCTGGTGAACCTGCCTCTAGAAATTACGATGTGCTTTTGTACAACGACACTGAAGAGGCTTATGACAGTTTCGTGAATGATTTAGAAGAAGTGTTTCAAGGCGTTGATGTTGAAAATCGAGAATACTTGACTGATGAAGAACTCGATTATCTATTGAATCTGACGAAGGAACTCTATTTTCCTGATCATTCATTCTTGCTTGGTTATAGAGATGCTGATGTGAAGAACATTTTACGCTTCTATGCTCAGAAACAGATAGAGCCAGAATTCATCGCGTTTAGTGAACGTAGAAAGTGCAATCTGTCGATCGTGGCAAGGCACATCTATGAGAATGATCTCACTCTTAAACAGGTCACTGAATACCTTACATCTCTATGGAATGACGACAAATCCTTCTGGCAAGTTTTGTTTGGATATAACTACTTGTACTTCAAGAAACAAGTGGACATTGAAATCAACAAACTGCTTGGAATCTATCCTGATTTGACGTTAATGCCACCGATCGTAATTCCTGACGATGTACCTTTGGAGACTCTTTCACTTGAGGAAATGAGAGAGCGAGATCCAGCCGAGTATCGAGACATTAAAGACGCTGTGTTTGCAAAATACACAGATGTGAAGGGATTTATTACTTGTGCTGCCAGTGGATTCAGAAGTCGAATGCGGCGCGACTTTCAGATTGATCACATTACACCGATGGCAAAAGGAGGGTTAACCACGCTGGAGAACCTTCAAGTCTTGTCTCGTAAAGCGCACACGGAAAAAACTCGTTTAGAAAATCTAGAAAACTTGAACAAAGTGGGGTGCTATACAACTTAA
- a CDS encoding putative endonuclease [encoded in trnfM-intron: - 2791708] (similar to AA sequence:cyanobase_aa:slr0915) produces MPRHQMKSPSVKAGAFCIREIKEWTPNSEATLQSKQRFFMRSNEVFIHYGSEIHLVETEKRQRKPRSAKYRDAWMLMTKNPEIQIEDQGLADF; encoded by the coding sequence ATGCCCCGCCACCAAATGAAAAGCCCTAGTGTAAAAGCTGGGGCTTTTTGCATTAGAGAAATCAAGGAATGGACACCAAACTCAGAGGCGACATTGCAGAGCAAGCAGCGATTCTTCATGCGCTCAAATGAGGTTTTTATTCACTATGGCAGCGAGATCCATCTTGTTGAAACAGAAAAACGTCAGCGTAAGCCGCGCTCTGCCAAATATCGCGATGCTTGGATGCTGATGACGAAAAACCCTGAAATCCAAATTGAGGATCAAGGTTTGGCAGATTTTTAA
- a CDS encoding hypothetical protein (hypothetical protein Npun_R4752;~similar to AA sequence:cyanobase_aa:LBDG_45150) translates to MATWRCVKYCGACCNLDPSDRPDLEEYLNPEELHLYLSMVGEDGWCVNFNQMTRECNIYETRPRFCRVTPETFEKMFGVEPDELNDFAIDCCREQIEAVYGDRSLELLKFEREIGV, encoded by the coding sequence ATGGCGACTTGGCGCTGCGTTAAATATTGTGGGGCTTGCTGCAACCTTGATCCGAGCGATCGACCCGATTTGGAAGAGTACCTCAACCCTGAAGAACTCCATCTGTATCTGAGTATGGTGGGCGAGGATGGCTGGTGCGTCAATTTTAATCAGATGACGCGAGAATGCAACATTTATGAAACTCGTCCTCGGTTCTGTCGGGTGACTCCTGAGACGTTTGAGAAAATGTTTGGGGTGGAACCGGACGAATTGAATGATTTCGCGATCGACTGTTGCCGTGAACAAATTGAAGCGGTGTATGGCGATCGAAGTTTGGAACTCTTGAAGTTCGAGCGGGAAATTGGCGTATAG
- a CDS encoding hypothetical protein (hypothetical protein L8106_24130;~similar to AA sequence:cyanobase_aa:LBDG_45160), translated as MSSTNLPVTETQELLILEQTQPAKAKSNFLSVFGSTFITIFLAELGDKTQLATLLMSAQSHAPWTVFAGAASALVATSLVGVLVGRWLCQNVSPKTLEKATGGILLLVSVLLVLDVVRM; from the coding sequence ATGTCTTCCACGAACCTACCCGTTACTGAAACCCAGGAATTGCTGATCCTCGAACAGACCCAGCCTGCGAAAGCAAAATCGAACTTTCTCAGTGTGTTTGGCTCGACGTTTATCACCATTTTTCTCGCAGAGCTTGGAGACAAGACCCAGCTTGCGACTTTATTAATGAGTGCCCAGTCACATGCACCCTGGACTGTGTTTGCAGGGGCGGCTTCTGCGCTGGTGGCAACGAGCTTAGTCGGAGTTTTGGTTGGACGCTGGTTGTGTCAGAACGTTTCGCCCAAAACCTTGGAGAAGGCAACAGGCGGAATTTTGCTCTTAGTCTCAGTGCTGTTGGTTCTTGATGTCGTGAGGATGTAG
- a CDS encoding putative membrane protein (similar to AA sequence:cyanobase_aa:LBDG_45170): protein MDWQLLGISFVTVFLAELGDKSQLAAIALSSDCRKSTKAIFLGSVTALILASLIGVVLGEGTAQLLPTKWTKIIAAIGFAILAVRLLWFRNDEEETIQ, encoded by the coding sequence ATGGACTGGCAACTCTTGGGAATTAGCTTTGTGACGGTGTTTTTGGCGGAATTGGGAGATAAAAGTCAGCTTGCCGCGATCGCACTCAGCAGCGATTGTCGCAAGTCTACAAAAGCGATTTTTCTTGGAAGCGTTACGGCTTTGATTTTGGCGAGTTTAATCGGCGTTGTGTTGGGAGAAGGAACGGCGCAACTGTTACCGACGAAATGGACAAAGATTATAGCTGCAATCGGGTTTGCAATTCTCGCGGTTCGGCTGCTTTGGTTTAGGAACGACGAAGAAGAAACGATTCAATAG
- a CDS encoding hypothetical protein (hypothetical protein MC7420_2728;~similar to AA sequence:cyanobase_aa:LBDG_45180), which produces MAIASRANFNSVNWHKRLVLVLAFWVSSSVLLDFVIMPSLFAAGMMTQPDFTAAGYGIFWVFNRLELLCAAFVLTAVLVRQQFEKSPISLSLAGILFTITIACTYFLSPQMSAIGLNLNLFEPAQIPTGMNQLHITYWILEAMKLVAGGWLIKREF; this is translated from the coding sequence ATGGCTATCGCTTCAAGAGCCAATTTCAATTCTGTTAACTGGCATAAACGTTTAGTTCTCGTTTTAGCGTTCTGGGTCAGCAGTAGTGTATTGCTTGATTTCGTGATTATGCCGAGTCTTTTTGCGGCTGGAATGATGACTCAGCCAGACTTTACAGCGGCTGGTTATGGAATTTTCTGGGTGTTTAATCGCTTAGAATTACTCTGTGCCGCGTTTGTTTTGACTGCGGTTTTAGTACGTCAACAGTTCGAGAAATCACCAATTTCGCTTAGTCTTGCAGGCATTTTATTTACGATTACGATCGCTTGCACCTACTTTCTCTCTCCTCAAATGAGTGCGATCGGTCTTAATCTCAATCTCTTTGAACCCGCGCAAATTCCGACTGGAATGAATCAACTCCACATCACCTACTGGATACTCGAAGCGATGAAACTCGTCGCAGGTGGTTGGCTAATCAAGCGCGAATTTTAA
- a CDS encoding hypothetical protein (hypothetical protein FJSC11DRAFT_2991;~similar to AA sequence:cyanobase_aa:LBDG_45190): MKRFLRNFIIPISITLGSIFSNTTIPVQAVQIRGTTYFVSPPRLVDSSSTQNYVYAWSATYYFTLDVPENSGEPLQRVTIAQDGGVDRVRFNLRETEAFDGDRRSNTKLGLGEVTQDEKTRAITVNFNPPVSPGKRVTIALSPYQNPSTGGVYLFGITAFPQGEPAYGQFLGFGRISIYESGNDSVFFRPFFRH; this comes from the coding sequence ATGAAGCGCTTTCTTCGTAATTTTATTATTCCGATCAGCATTACTTTGGGTTCGATTTTCTCTAATACGACGATTCCTGTTCAAGCCGTTCAGATTCGTGGCACGACTTATTTTGTGTCGCCACCGCGATTGGTCGATTCTTCCAGCACTCAGAATTATGTGTATGCTTGGAGCGCAACCTATTACTTCACGCTGGATGTTCCAGAAAATTCGGGTGAACCCTTGCAGCGAGTGACGATCGCACAAGATGGAGGGGTCGATCGTGTTCGTTTCAATCTCAGAGAAACCGAAGCGTTTGACGGCGATCGACGTTCCAACACCAAATTGGGCTTAGGCGAAGTCACTCAAGATGAAAAAACCAGAGCGATTACGGTGAATTTCAATCCGCCCGTTTCCCCTGGAAAACGAGTCACGATCGCGCTTTCACCGTATCAAAATCCCTCTACTGGCGGTGTTTATCTCTTTGGTATTACGGCGTTTCCGCAGGGTGAGCCAGCGTATGGGCAATTTCTCGGCTTTGGACGGATCTCAATCTACGAAAGTGGTAATGATTCGGTGTTCTTCAGACCATTCTTCCGCCACTAG
- a CDS encoding macrophage migration inhibitory factor family protein (similar to AA sequence:cyanobase_aa:Npun_F3953) has translation MPLIKVQTSIANPDAVQVTDLLKQLSAALAKHTRKPESYVMTAFEAAVPMTFGGTTDPTCYIEVKSVGSMTPDQTKLMSQEFCQQIEQALKVPIDRIYIEFADAKGYLWGWNGTTFG, from the coding sequence ATGCCTCTGATCAAAGTCCAAACCTCGATCGCGAATCCTGATGCCGTTCAAGTTACGGATCTGCTCAAACAACTTTCTGCGGCACTGGCAAAACATACTCGCAAACCTGAATCGTATGTGATGACTGCGTTTGAAGCTGCTGTCCCAATGACCTTTGGTGGCACAACCGATCCGACTTGCTACATCGAAGTCAAAAGTGTTGGCTCAATGACTCCGGATCAAACGAAATTAATGAGCCAAGAGTTTTGTCAGCAAATTGAGCAAGCTTTGAAGGTTCCTATCGATCGCATCTACATCGAGTTCGCAGATGCGAAAGGCTACCTGTGGGGTTGGAACGGGACGACTTTTGGCTAG
- a CDS encoding hypothetical protein (hypothetical protein S7335_5001;~similar to AA sequence:cyanobase_aa:LBDG_45200): MQASLRWSVLPTAIAAVVAMSNMALSQVVSIAQNSQPITLSGTSGGDKKDASCAGFISDQPNHTVQVAADSNLKFTLQGSGEPTLLITGAGQTFCVQADRLSNGKVEIPGRWTKGNYSVFVGDRGRGRNPYSLSIAPQ, encoded by the coding sequence ATGCAAGCTTCTCTACGTTGGTCTGTTTTACCCACTGCGATCGCAGCCGTCGTCGCCATGTCTAATATGGCACTGAGTCAGGTTGTCTCGATCGCCCAAAACTCGCAACCGATTACCCTGAGTGGCACATCGGGCGGCGATAAGAAAGATGCGAGTTGTGCAGGCTTTATCAGCGATCAACCGAATCATACGGTGCAAGTGGCCGCTGATAGTAACTTAAAATTCACGCTACAAGGCAGCGGAGAACCGACGCTACTAATTACAGGTGCAGGACAAACTTTCTGTGTCCAAGCCGATCGCTTATCGAATGGTAAAGTCGAAATTCCGGGACGCTGGACAAAAGGAAATTACTCGGTGTTTGTGGGCGATCGGGGCAGAGGGAGAAATCCTTATAGCTTGTCGATCGCGCCTCAGTAA